The Triticum aestivum cultivar Chinese Spring chromosome 3A, IWGSC CS RefSeq v2.1, whole genome shotgun sequence genome includes a region encoding these proteins:
- the LOC123060301 gene encoding uncharacterized protein isoform X1, translating to MAGDGEEEREGKRRREMIEEEREGKRRRGMIRDGSPSPSPDANPEQAAEAVEAKGNRGVASSSSRAGLLLPNYEFGWHICLFVGSNRNVDIMASVRSQYRRTCSLCAILSTAEQDILRNLALEEPDRQPDIYFDCDTYQVQYEIDVGAEYGREAFSSIQDRPVRLLNIFQRDGVRAYSRSREWSGGKMIKISNVRWYTYLTFRDFENIIANGRPIVGGFPIGDEFENLGPEEIYEFSPVHIVRQPAGFHMVLFVGTGSKDGREFVAFLNSKGDRFGKKGVGKVYFDQLIRCFYTLECRAPPPPLPSGSSDLVVAGPGDNDDTLGSSGTASDVNNMSSFSNAPDGDNAQSSTSPTQSLSQAGKSNKYDDDPVSSSCAIETERQVTRVDGWAPTAPAVLNEDVQTGRCALVVKAERMLKELKGALPVFLFCVLTQRRNCDIYGPWRKKKLHEMGFVPSNKMNGLYFTNVLLKISDKHVRSRCWPMIPRYMASISTQFPKVERINSVFKQLGDGSDDAIINRRDGVSGSQFSQVLSAKLNQVIKAYHNMVQRELSTIIIDQRNYHMEILQADAPDNVPSGLQEPKGTKAQTENIIIWSS from the exons ATGGctggcgacggcgaggaggagagggaggggaaGAGGCGACGGGAGATGAtcgaggaggagagggaggggaaGAGGCGAAGGGGGATGATCAGAGATGGTTCCCCTTCACCCTCGCCCGACGCGAACCCTGAGCAAGCAGCGGAAGCGGTTGAAGCGAAGGGAAATCGAGGGGTCGCTAGTTCTTCATCTCGG GCAGGTCTTCTTTTGCCCAATTACGAGTTCGGATGGCATATATGCTTGTTCGTAGGCAGCAACCGCAATGTTGACATTATGGCCTCAGTTCGCTCTCAATACCGAAGAACATGTTCTCTCTGTGCCATTCTAAGTACTGCCGAGCAAGACATCCTCAGAAACTTAGCTCTCGAAGAGCCCGACCGGCAGCCAGACATCTATTTTGATTGTGACACATATCAAGTTCAGTATGAGATCGATGTAGGTGCTGAATATGGTAGGGAAGCCTTCTCCAGCATACAAGACAGGCCGGTACGGTTActaaacatcttccagagagatgGAGTGAGGGCATACTCCAGGTCAAGAGAATGGTCTGGTGGGAAGATGATTAAGATCTCAAATGTCAGGTGGTATACATATCTGACATTTCGTGACTTCGAGAATATTATAGCCAATGGCCGTCCAATTGTTGGTGGTTTCCCGATTGGTGATGAGTTCGAGAATCTAGGCCCGGAAGAAATCTATGAATTCAGCCCAGTCCATATAGTAAGACAGCCAGCTGGTTTTCACATGGTTTTATTTGTTGGTACCGGCAGCAAAGACGGAAGAGAGTTTGTAGCTTTCTTGAACTCCAAGGGAGACCGTTTTGGGAAGAAAGGTGTCGGTAAAGTATATTTCGATCAACTTATCAGGTGTTTTTACACATTAGAGTGCCGTGCTCCGCCACCACCTCTTCCCTCTGGCAGTTCAGACCTTGTGGTCGCTGGCCCTGGTGATAATGATGATACCCTGGGTTCATCTGGTACTGCCTCTGATGTCAACAACATGTCGAGCTTCTCCAATGCCCCTGATGGCGATAATGCCCAGAGCTCTACTTCTCCCACTCAAAGTTTGTCCCAG GCTGGCAAAAGTAACAAATACGACGATGATCCAGTCTCTTCTTCTTGTGCCATTGAAACAGAGAGACAAGTCACTCGTGTTGATGGTTGGGCTCCAACTGCACCAGCG GTGCTGAATGAGGATGTCCAAACCGGCAGATGTGCACTTGTTGTAAAGGCTGAAAGGATGTTAAAAGAACTCAAAGGTGCTCTCCCTGTATTTCTCTTTTGTGTTTTAACACAGAGGAGGAACTGTGATATTTATG ggccatggaggaagaagaaaCTTCATGAGATGGGTTTTGTTCCTAGTAATAAGATGAATGGTCTGTATTTTACCAATGTTCTTCTCAAGATCAGTGATAAG CATGTTAGGTCCAGATGTTGGCCAATGATACCAAGGTACATGGCATCTATCTCGACTCAGTTTCCGAAGGTAGAGAGGATCAATTCTGTTTTTAAGCAACTGGGTGATGGAAGTGATGATGCTATCATAAACAGAAG GGATGGAGTGAGCGGATCTCAATTTAGCCAAGTATTGAGTGCCAAGCTTAATCAAGTTATAAAG GCTTACCATAATATGGTTCAGCGGGAGCTTTCAACGATCATCATTGATCAAAGAAATTACCACATGGAAATCTTACAAGCTGATGCACCAGATAATGTTCCATCTG GTCTCCAAGAACCAAAAGGGACGAAAGCACAAACAGAAAATATCATCATCTGGTCCAGCTAA
- the LOC123060301 gene encoding uncharacterized protein isoform X4, giving the protein MAGDGEEEREGKRRREMIEEEREGKRRRGMIRDGSPSPSPDANPEQAAEAVEAKGNRGVASSSSRAGLLLPNYEFGWHICLFVGSNRNVDIMASVRSQYRRTCSLCAILSTAEQDILRNLALEEPDRQPDIYFDCDTYQVQYEIDVGAEYGREAFSSIQDRPVRLLNIFQRDGVRAYSRSREWSGGKMIKISNVRWYTYLTFRDFENIIANGRPIVGGFPIGDEFENLGPEEIYEFSPVHIVRQPAGFHMVLFVGTGSKDGREFVAFLNSKGDRFGKKGVGKVYFDQLIRCFYTLECRAPPPPLPSGSSDLVVAGPGDNDDTLGSSGTASDVNNMSSFSNAPDGDNAQSSTSPTQSLSQAGKSNKYDDDPVSSSCAIETERQVTRVDGWAPTAPAVLNEDVQTGRCALVVKAERMLKELKGALPVFLFCVLTQRRNCDIYGPWRKKKLHEMGFVPSNKMNGLYFTNVLLKISDKHVRSRCWPMIPRYMASISTQFPKVERINSVFKQLGDGSDDAIINRRDGVSGSQFSQVLSAKLNQVIKRELSTIIIDQRNYHMEILQADAPDNVPSETTVLSAYVILLYE; this is encoded by the exons ATGGctggcgacggcgaggaggagagggaggggaaGAGGCGACGGGAGATGAtcgaggaggagagggaggggaaGAGGCGAAGGGGGATGATCAGAGATGGTTCCCCTTCACCCTCGCCCGACGCGAACCCTGAGCAAGCAGCGGAAGCGGTTGAAGCGAAGGGAAATCGAGGGGTCGCTAGTTCTTCATCTCGG GCAGGTCTTCTTTTGCCCAATTACGAGTTCGGATGGCATATATGCTTGTTCGTAGGCAGCAACCGCAATGTTGACATTATGGCCTCAGTTCGCTCTCAATACCGAAGAACATGTTCTCTCTGTGCCATTCTAAGTACTGCCGAGCAAGACATCCTCAGAAACTTAGCTCTCGAAGAGCCCGACCGGCAGCCAGACATCTATTTTGATTGTGACACATATCAAGTTCAGTATGAGATCGATGTAGGTGCTGAATATGGTAGGGAAGCCTTCTCCAGCATACAAGACAGGCCGGTACGGTTActaaacatcttccagagagatgGAGTGAGGGCATACTCCAGGTCAAGAGAATGGTCTGGTGGGAAGATGATTAAGATCTCAAATGTCAGGTGGTATACATATCTGACATTTCGTGACTTCGAGAATATTATAGCCAATGGCCGTCCAATTGTTGGTGGTTTCCCGATTGGTGATGAGTTCGAGAATCTAGGCCCGGAAGAAATCTATGAATTCAGCCCAGTCCATATAGTAAGACAGCCAGCTGGTTTTCACATGGTTTTATTTGTTGGTACCGGCAGCAAAGACGGAAGAGAGTTTGTAGCTTTCTTGAACTCCAAGGGAGACCGTTTTGGGAAGAAAGGTGTCGGTAAAGTATATTTCGATCAACTTATCAGGTGTTTTTACACATTAGAGTGCCGTGCTCCGCCACCACCTCTTCCCTCTGGCAGTTCAGACCTTGTGGTCGCTGGCCCTGGTGATAATGATGATACCCTGGGTTCATCTGGTACTGCCTCTGATGTCAACAACATGTCGAGCTTCTCCAATGCCCCTGATGGCGATAATGCCCAGAGCTCTACTTCTCCCACTCAAAGTTTGTCCCAG GCTGGCAAAAGTAACAAATACGACGATGATCCAGTCTCTTCTTCTTGTGCCATTGAAACAGAGAGACAAGTCACTCGTGTTGATGGTTGGGCTCCAACTGCACCAGCG GTGCTGAATGAGGATGTCCAAACCGGCAGATGTGCACTTGTTGTAAAGGCTGAAAGGATGTTAAAAGAACTCAAAGGTGCTCTCCCTGTATTTCTCTTTTGTGTTTTAACACAGAGGAGGAACTGTGATATTTATG ggccatggaggaagaagaaaCTTCATGAGATGGGTTTTGTTCCTAGTAATAAGATGAATGGTCTGTATTTTACCAATGTTCTTCTCAAGATCAGTGATAAG CATGTTAGGTCCAGATGTTGGCCAATGATACCAAGGTACATGGCATCTATCTCGACTCAGTTTCCGAAGGTAGAGAGGATCAATTCTGTTTTTAAGCAACTGGGTGATGGAAGTGATGATGCTATCATAAACAGAAG GGATGGAGTGAGCGGATCTCAATTTAGCCAAGTATTGAGTGCCAAGCTTAATCAAGTTATAAAG CGGGAGCTTTCAACGATCATCATTGATCAAAGAAATTACCACATGGAAATCTTACAAGCTGATGCACCAGATAATGTTCCATCTG AGACCACTGTGCTCTCTGCATATGTGATCCTACTGTACGAATA G
- the LOC123060301 gene encoding uncharacterized protein isoform X2: MAGDGEEEREGKRRREMIEEEREGKRRRGMIRDGSPSPSPDANPEQAAEAVEAKGNRGVASSSSRAGLLLPNYEFGWHICLFVGSNRNVDIMASVRSQYRRTCSLCAILSTAEQDILRNLALEEPDRQPDIYFDCDTYQVQYEIDVGAEYGREAFSSIQDRPVRLLNIFQRDGVRAYSRSREWSGGKMIKISNVRWYTYLTFRDFENIIANGRPIVGGFPIGDEFENLGPEEIYEFSPVHIVRQPAGFHMVLFVGTGSKDGREFVAFLNSKGDRFGKKGVGKVYFDQLIRCFYTLECRAPPPPLPSGSSDLVVAGPGDNDDTLGSSGTASDVNNMSSFSNAPDGDNAQSSTSPTQSLSQAGKSNKYDDDPVSSSCAIETERQVTRVDGWAPTAPAVLNEDVQTGRCALVVKAERMLKELKGALPVFLFCVLTQRRNCDIYGPWRKKKLHEMGFVPSNKMNGLYFTNVLLKISDKHVRSRCWPMIPRYMASISTQFPKVERINSVFKQLGDGSDDAIINRRDGVSGSQFSQVLSAKLNQVIKAYHNMVQRELSTIIIDQRNYHMEILQADAPDNVPSETTVLSAYVILLYE, from the exons ATGGctggcgacggcgaggaggagagggaggggaaGAGGCGACGGGAGATGAtcgaggaggagagggaggggaaGAGGCGAAGGGGGATGATCAGAGATGGTTCCCCTTCACCCTCGCCCGACGCGAACCCTGAGCAAGCAGCGGAAGCGGTTGAAGCGAAGGGAAATCGAGGGGTCGCTAGTTCTTCATCTCGG GCAGGTCTTCTTTTGCCCAATTACGAGTTCGGATGGCATATATGCTTGTTCGTAGGCAGCAACCGCAATGTTGACATTATGGCCTCAGTTCGCTCTCAATACCGAAGAACATGTTCTCTCTGTGCCATTCTAAGTACTGCCGAGCAAGACATCCTCAGAAACTTAGCTCTCGAAGAGCCCGACCGGCAGCCAGACATCTATTTTGATTGTGACACATATCAAGTTCAGTATGAGATCGATGTAGGTGCTGAATATGGTAGGGAAGCCTTCTCCAGCATACAAGACAGGCCGGTACGGTTActaaacatcttccagagagatgGAGTGAGGGCATACTCCAGGTCAAGAGAATGGTCTGGTGGGAAGATGATTAAGATCTCAAATGTCAGGTGGTATACATATCTGACATTTCGTGACTTCGAGAATATTATAGCCAATGGCCGTCCAATTGTTGGTGGTTTCCCGATTGGTGATGAGTTCGAGAATCTAGGCCCGGAAGAAATCTATGAATTCAGCCCAGTCCATATAGTAAGACAGCCAGCTGGTTTTCACATGGTTTTATTTGTTGGTACCGGCAGCAAAGACGGAAGAGAGTTTGTAGCTTTCTTGAACTCCAAGGGAGACCGTTTTGGGAAGAAAGGTGTCGGTAAAGTATATTTCGATCAACTTATCAGGTGTTTTTACACATTAGAGTGCCGTGCTCCGCCACCACCTCTTCCCTCTGGCAGTTCAGACCTTGTGGTCGCTGGCCCTGGTGATAATGATGATACCCTGGGTTCATCTGGTACTGCCTCTGATGTCAACAACATGTCGAGCTTCTCCAATGCCCCTGATGGCGATAATGCCCAGAGCTCTACTTCTCCCACTCAAAGTTTGTCCCAG GCTGGCAAAAGTAACAAATACGACGATGATCCAGTCTCTTCTTCTTGTGCCATTGAAACAGAGAGACAAGTCACTCGTGTTGATGGTTGGGCTCCAACTGCACCAGCG GTGCTGAATGAGGATGTCCAAACCGGCAGATGTGCACTTGTTGTAAAGGCTGAAAGGATGTTAAAAGAACTCAAAGGTGCTCTCCCTGTATTTCTCTTTTGTGTTTTAACACAGAGGAGGAACTGTGATATTTATG ggccatggaggaagaagaaaCTTCATGAGATGGGTTTTGTTCCTAGTAATAAGATGAATGGTCTGTATTTTACCAATGTTCTTCTCAAGATCAGTGATAAG CATGTTAGGTCCAGATGTTGGCCAATGATACCAAGGTACATGGCATCTATCTCGACTCAGTTTCCGAAGGTAGAGAGGATCAATTCTGTTTTTAAGCAACTGGGTGATGGAAGTGATGATGCTATCATAAACAGAAG GGATGGAGTGAGCGGATCTCAATTTAGCCAAGTATTGAGTGCCAAGCTTAATCAAGTTATAAAG GCTTACCATAATATGGTTCAGCGGGAGCTTTCAACGATCATCATTGATCAAAGAAATTACCACATGGAAATCTTACAAGCTGATGCACCAGATAATGTTCCATCTG AGACCACTGTGCTCTCTGCATATGTGATCCTACTGTACGAATA G
- the LOC123060301 gene encoding uncharacterized protein isoform X5 encodes MAGDGEEEREGKRRREMIEEEREGKRRRGMIRDGSPSPSPDANPEQAAEAVEAKGNRGVASSSSRAGLLLPNYEFGWHICLFVGSNRNVDIMASVRSQYRRTCSLCAILSTAEQDILRNLALEEPDRQPDIYFDCDTYQVQYEIDVGAEYGREAFSSIQDRPVRLLNIFQRDGVRAYSRSREWSGGKMIKISNVRWYTYLTFRDFENIIANGRPIVGGFPIGDEFENLGPEEIYEFSPVHIVRQPAGFHMVLFVGTGSKDGREFVAFLNSKGDRFGKKGVGKVYFDQLIRCFYTLECRAPPPPLPSGSSDLVVAGPGDNDDTLGSSGTASDVNNMSSFSNAPDGDNAQSSTSPTQSLSQAGKSNKYDDDPVSSSCAIETERQVTRVDGWAPTAPAVLNEDVQTGRCALVVKAERMLKELKGPWRKKKLHEMGFVPSNKMNGLYFTNVLLKISDKHVRSRCWPMIPRYMASISTQFPKVERINSVFKQLGDGSDDAIINRRDGVSGSQFSQVLSAKLNQVIKAYHNMVQRELSTIIIDQRNYHMEILQADAPDNVPSGLQEPKGTKAQTENIIIWSS; translated from the exons ATGGctggcgacggcgaggaggagagggaggggaaGAGGCGACGGGAGATGAtcgaggaggagagggaggggaaGAGGCGAAGGGGGATGATCAGAGATGGTTCCCCTTCACCCTCGCCCGACGCGAACCCTGAGCAAGCAGCGGAAGCGGTTGAAGCGAAGGGAAATCGAGGGGTCGCTAGTTCTTCATCTCGG GCAGGTCTTCTTTTGCCCAATTACGAGTTCGGATGGCATATATGCTTGTTCGTAGGCAGCAACCGCAATGTTGACATTATGGCCTCAGTTCGCTCTCAATACCGAAGAACATGTTCTCTCTGTGCCATTCTAAGTACTGCCGAGCAAGACATCCTCAGAAACTTAGCTCTCGAAGAGCCCGACCGGCAGCCAGACATCTATTTTGATTGTGACACATATCAAGTTCAGTATGAGATCGATGTAGGTGCTGAATATGGTAGGGAAGCCTTCTCCAGCATACAAGACAGGCCGGTACGGTTActaaacatcttccagagagatgGAGTGAGGGCATACTCCAGGTCAAGAGAATGGTCTGGTGGGAAGATGATTAAGATCTCAAATGTCAGGTGGTATACATATCTGACATTTCGTGACTTCGAGAATATTATAGCCAATGGCCGTCCAATTGTTGGTGGTTTCCCGATTGGTGATGAGTTCGAGAATCTAGGCCCGGAAGAAATCTATGAATTCAGCCCAGTCCATATAGTAAGACAGCCAGCTGGTTTTCACATGGTTTTATTTGTTGGTACCGGCAGCAAAGACGGAAGAGAGTTTGTAGCTTTCTTGAACTCCAAGGGAGACCGTTTTGGGAAGAAAGGTGTCGGTAAAGTATATTTCGATCAACTTATCAGGTGTTTTTACACATTAGAGTGCCGTGCTCCGCCACCACCTCTTCCCTCTGGCAGTTCAGACCTTGTGGTCGCTGGCCCTGGTGATAATGATGATACCCTGGGTTCATCTGGTACTGCCTCTGATGTCAACAACATGTCGAGCTTCTCCAATGCCCCTGATGGCGATAATGCCCAGAGCTCTACTTCTCCCACTCAAAGTTTGTCCCAG GCTGGCAAAAGTAACAAATACGACGATGATCCAGTCTCTTCTTCTTGTGCCATTGAAACAGAGAGACAAGTCACTCGTGTTGATGGTTGGGCTCCAACTGCACCAGCG GTGCTGAATGAGGATGTCCAAACCGGCAGATGTGCACTTGTTGTAAAGGCTGAAAGGATGTTAAAAGAACTCAAAG ggccatggaggaagaagaaaCTTCATGAGATGGGTTTTGTTCCTAGTAATAAGATGAATGGTCTGTATTTTACCAATGTTCTTCTCAAGATCAGTGATAAG CATGTTAGGTCCAGATGTTGGCCAATGATACCAAGGTACATGGCATCTATCTCGACTCAGTTTCCGAAGGTAGAGAGGATCAATTCTGTTTTTAAGCAACTGGGTGATGGAAGTGATGATGCTATCATAAACAGAAG GGATGGAGTGAGCGGATCTCAATTTAGCCAAGTATTGAGTGCCAAGCTTAATCAAGTTATAAAG GCTTACCATAATATGGTTCAGCGGGAGCTTTCAACGATCATCATTGATCAAAGAAATTACCACATGGAAATCTTACAAGCTGATGCACCAGATAATGTTCCATCTG GTCTCCAAGAACCAAAAGGGACGAAAGCACAAACAGAAAATATCATCATCTGGTCCAGCTAA
- the LOC123060301 gene encoding uncharacterized protein isoform X3 translates to MAGDGEEEREGKRRREMIEEEREGKRRRGMIRDGSPSPSPDANPEQAAEAVEAKGNRGVASSSSRAGLLLPNYEFGWHICLFVGSNRNVDIMASVRSQYRRTCSLCAILSTAEQDILRNLALEEPDRQPDIYFDCDTYQVQYEIDVGAEYGREAFSSIQDRPVRLLNIFQRDGVRAYSRSREWSGGKMIKISNVRWYTYLTFRDFENIIANGRPIVGGFPIGDEFENLGPEEIYEFSPVHIVRQPAGFHMVLFVGTGSKDGREFVAFLNSKGDRFGKKGVGKVYFDQLIRCFYTLECRAPPPPLPSGSSDLVVAGPGDNDDTLGSSGTASDVNNMSSFSNAPDGDNAQSSTSPTQSLSQAGKSNKYDDDPVSSSCAIETERQVTRVDGWAPTAPAVLNEDVQTGRCALVVKAERMLKELKGALPVFLFCVLTQRRNCDIYGPWRKKKLHEMGFVPSNKMNGLYFTNVLLKISDKHVRSRCWPMIPRYMASISTQFPKVERINSVFKQLGDGSDDAIINRRDGVSGSQFSQVLSAKLNQVIKRELSTIIIDQRNYHMEILQADAPDNVPSGLQEPKGTKAQTENIIIWSS, encoded by the exons ATGGctggcgacggcgaggaggagagggaggggaaGAGGCGACGGGAGATGAtcgaggaggagagggaggggaaGAGGCGAAGGGGGATGATCAGAGATGGTTCCCCTTCACCCTCGCCCGACGCGAACCCTGAGCAAGCAGCGGAAGCGGTTGAAGCGAAGGGAAATCGAGGGGTCGCTAGTTCTTCATCTCGG GCAGGTCTTCTTTTGCCCAATTACGAGTTCGGATGGCATATATGCTTGTTCGTAGGCAGCAACCGCAATGTTGACATTATGGCCTCAGTTCGCTCTCAATACCGAAGAACATGTTCTCTCTGTGCCATTCTAAGTACTGCCGAGCAAGACATCCTCAGAAACTTAGCTCTCGAAGAGCCCGACCGGCAGCCAGACATCTATTTTGATTGTGACACATATCAAGTTCAGTATGAGATCGATGTAGGTGCTGAATATGGTAGGGAAGCCTTCTCCAGCATACAAGACAGGCCGGTACGGTTActaaacatcttccagagagatgGAGTGAGGGCATACTCCAGGTCAAGAGAATGGTCTGGTGGGAAGATGATTAAGATCTCAAATGTCAGGTGGTATACATATCTGACATTTCGTGACTTCGAGAATATTATAGCCAATGGCCGTCCAATTGTTGGTGGTTTCCCGATTGGTGATGAGTTCGAGAATCTAGGCCCGGAAGAAATCTATGAATTCAGCCCAGTCCATATAGTAAGACAGCCAGCTGGTTTTCACATGGTTTTATTTGTTGGTACCGGCAGCAAAGACGGAAGAGAGTTTGTAGCTTTCTTGAACTCCAAGGGAGACCGTTTTGGGAAGAAAGGTGTCGGTAAAGTATATTTCGATCAACTTATCAGGTGTTTTTACACATTAGAGTGCCGTGCTCCGCCACCACCTCTTCCCTCTGGCAGTTCAGACCTTGTGGTCGCTGGCCCTGGTGATAATGATGATACCCTGGGTTCATCTGGTACTGCCTCTGATGTCAACAACATGTCGAGCTTCTCCAATGCCCCTGATGGCGATAATGCCCAGAGCTCTACTTCTCCCACTCAAAGTTTGTCCCAG GCTGGCAAAAGTAACAAATACGACGATGATCCAGTCTCTTCTTCTTGTGCCATTGAAACAGAGAGACAAGTCACTCGTGTTGATGGTTGGGCTCCAACTGCACCAGCG GTGCTGAATGAGGATGTCCAAACCGGCAGATGTGCACTTGTTGTAAAGGCTGAAAGGATGTTAAAAGAACTCAAAGGTGCTCTCCCTGTATTTCTCTTTTGTGTTTTAACACAGAGGAGGAACTGTGATATTTATG ggccatggaggaagaagaaaCTTCATGAGATGGGTTTTGTTCCTAGTAATAAGATGAATGGTCTGTATTTTACCAATGTTCTTCTCAAGATCAGTGATAAG CATGTTAGGTCCAGATGTTGGCCAATGATACCAAGGTACATGGCATCTATCTCGACTCAGTTTCCGAAGGTAGAGAGGATCAATTCTGTTTTTAAGCAACTGGGTGATGGAAGTGATGATGCTATCATAAACAGAAG GGATGGAGTGAGCGGATCTCAATTTAGCCAAGTATTGAGTGCCAAGCTTAATCAAGTTATAAAG CGGGAGCTTTCAACGATCATCATTGATCAAAGAAATTACCACATGGAAATCTTACAAGCTGATGCACCAGATAATGTTCCATCTG GTCTCCAAGAACCAAAAGGGACGAAAGCACAAACAGAAAATATCATCATCTGGTCCAGCTAA